In Deltaproteobacteria bacterium, the genomic stretch CACCACGTCGCCCAGGTGAGCGCGGATTACGCTCATGGCGGTGAACATGTAGCGCTGCGGCAAACCAACTCGGACGTGGACGCGGCCGATGCGCGCGCGTTGCTCGAAGTAGTCGCCGTCCCACGGGCCCGCGAGAAGGCTCTCGAGCCACTGGACGAGGGTGCCCTTGAGGCGTTCGATCTGCGCCTCGCCGCTGAACACGCGAAACGCCGCCGGGTGCTCGCGGAGGCGGGCGTAGAACTCCTCCGCGATCGCGCGGAAATGCGGGCGGGCGTGCGGCAGCAAGGCCCGGAGCGCGGCTCGGTCGTCGTCGTCGAACCGGACGTAGCGCTGGATCTCCTCCCAGAAGGTCATGGGCGGCGCCGTCACGCCGTGAATGTCGCACAGGATCGGCGGGCGGGAACTCCCGTTCGCCGTTCGGAATCCGGGCGATGCGCCAGCCGTCTCATGCAATATTTGCGCAAACATGCGTGCATGTCGCATAATTTGCGCGTCGGTGCGCACACCGGCCGGAGGCGCGACGGCACGGGAATCGCATGACGTGGCGGCGGCCCGCGCTGCGGATCGGACGCGCCGGCCGCAGGCCACCGAGGTCATGGAGTGAACGTGAAAGGACGTATCCTGGTCGTCGACGACGAGGCCAACGCGCGCACCGCGCTCGCCGAGCTGCTCAAGGACGAAGGCTACGACGTCGAGACCGCGGCCGATGCGTTCAAGGCGCTCGGCAAGGTCGACTCGTTTGGGCCGCACCTCGTGGTCACCGACTTGAAGATGCCGGGGATGGACGGCCTCGATTTGCTCGCCAAGCTGCGCGAGCGGGGCGAGCCGTGCGAGATCGTCGTCATGACCGCGTTCGGCGCCGTGGACACGGCGGTCGAGGCGATGCGGCGGGGCGCCGCCGACTACCTGACCAAGCCGCTGAACTTCGAGGAACTCGCGCTCGTGGTCGAGCGCGTTCTCCAGCAGCAGCGGTTGCGCTCGGAGGCCGAGCAGTTGCGCGCGCGGCTGGCGCGGCGCTTCCACCTCGACAACCTGGTGGGCGACAGCCCGCAGATGCAGCAGGTCTATCAGGTGGTGCAGCAGGTGGCGCCGTCGCGCGCGACCGTGCTGATCACCGGCGAGAGCGGCACGGGTAAGGAGCTGGTCGCGGCGGCGCTGCACCAGCACAGCCCCCGCGCGGCCGGGCCGTTCATCAAGCTGCACTGTGCGGCGTTGGCCGAGACGCTGTTGGAGAGCGAGCTTTTCGGGCACGAGCGCGGTGCGTTTACCGGGGCGGTCGCGCGCCGCGACGGTCGTTTCCAGCTCGCCAACGGCGAAACGCTGTTTCTCGACGAGATCGGCGAGATTTCGCCGGCGACGCAGGTCAAGCTGCTGCGCTTCCTGCAGGAGCGCGAGTTCGAGCGCGTCGGCGGCACCGAGACCATCAAGGTCGACGTGCGCGTCATCGCGGCGACGAACAAGGATCTGGCCGAGGAGGTGCGCGCGGGCCGGTTTCGCGAGGATCTCTACTATCGACTCAACGTCGTGTCGATCGAGATGCCGGCGCTCCGGGACCGGCCGGGCGATATTCCGCTGCTGGCGAATCACTTCCTCCGCCGTTTCGCCGAGGAAAACGGCAAGTCGGTCGATGGATTCACGCCGGCGGCGCTCGACGCGCTGGAGGCATACGACTGGCCGGGCAACGTGCGCGAACTCGAAAATGCGGTCGAGCGCGCGGTCGTCCTCGCTCGCGGGCCGCTCGTCGACGTGACCGAACTGCCGGCCGCCGTCCGCAAGCAGCGGGCGCCGGCGGAATCGGCGGCCGCCGGAGCGCCGCCGATTCCGGGCAGCACGTTGGCGGACATCGAGCGCTACGCGATTCTCCAGACACTCGAGTCGGTCGGAGGCTCCACGTCGAAGGCGGCGGCGATCCTCGGCGTGAGCGTTCGCAAGATCCAGTACAAGCTGCAGGAGTACCGCTCGGCGCCCAAGTCGAACGTCGATGCGGTCGCGAAGTCGAACTGACGCCGTTTCGGAGGCGGCCCACGATGAACTTTCCCCTCAGAATCACGTATCGCGACATCGAGCCGACGCCCGCGATCGAGGCGGCCGTCCGCGAGCACGCCGACAAGTTGTCGAAGTACCACTCGCGCATCAGCAGTTGCGAGGTGGCGATCGAGGCGCCGCATCACCGGCACCGCAAGGGCAACCACTACCGCGTCCGCGTCGAGGTGATCGTTCCGGGGCGCGAGATCGTGGTCGGTCGCGATCCGAAGGATGCGTCCGACCACGAGGACGTCTACGTCGCGATTCGTGACGCATTCGACGCGGCGGCGCGCGCGCTGGCACACTACGTCGACCGCAAGCGCGACCTGGCGCGGCAACCGTGACGCGGCCGTCGCCGCAATTGCCAATCGAGGTAGAGCGATGAAATGCATTGTCGCGGCGACCGATTTCACCCCCGCGTCCGACATCGCGGTGCGCCAGGCGGCGGCGCTCGCACGCCGCGCCGGCGCTCGGCTCGTGGTCGTGCACGCGGCCAACATCGAGGGCGCCAAGCCCGATCTCTTCGAGCGGATCACCGGGCGCGCCGATGCGTTCCGCCAGGACGTGCGCGCCGAACTGGCCGCGCGCAAGAAACAGCTCGAGAACGTGCGCGACGGAGTCGGCGGCGCGGAGGCCGGCATCGAGTGCCGGATGGTCGACGGCTTCCCCGACGAGGCGATCGCGCGGGCGGCCGTCGACTTCGACGCCGGTCTCGTCGTCGTGGGCACGCGCCGCGGCGAGGGGCCGATCCTGCTGGGCAGCGTGTCCGAGCGCGTGCTACGCGCGTCGCCCCGGCCGGTGTTGGTCGCACGGGCGCCGGTCGCCGAGGCCGGCTTCGCGCGCATCCTCGCCGCCGTGGACTTCGAGCCGGCGTCCGAGCGCGCGGTGGAGATGGCTCTCGCCGTCGCCGCCGACGGCGCGACCGTCGATCTGCTGCACGCCCGCGGCGACGCCGACGATCCCGACCCGCGCGGCGAGCAGTGGGTCGAGCGGTTCGGCGGGCGGGGCGCGACGGTGCGCTATCACAGCCACCGCGGGCATCCGTCGCAGCAGATCCTCGACCACATCGACCGCGAGCGGTACGACCTGGTGGCGCTCGGTAGCCACGGCCACCGCGGGTGGCGCCGCTGGTGGCTCGGCAGTCTGGCCGAGGCGACGGTGCGCTATGCGCCGTGCTCGGCGCTGGTCGCACCGCCCGAGTCGGCGTCCGTGTGACGATCCGCCGGCGGTGGCGTCGCGCGCGGGGACCGCGCGCGTGCGGCCGGCGCGCGTACCGGCTGCGCGCGTACCGGCTGCGCGCGTGCGGCGGTCACGGGCACGGCGTGCCGGGCGCGGCGGGGGCCGGCACGGTGGCGCGGCCGTCGCGCAGAAAGCTGGCAAAGAAACACGCGTACTGGTACTTCACGTCGTCGCGCTGGGCGTAGATGTAGTGCGCGTCGTCGATGCCGTCGTCGGGATACTGGACGACCACGCCGGTGTACGGCGTGCCGTCGTCGGCCGCGACGTCGTCGGCGACCGGATATGGCTCGATGCCGTCGAGGCCGGCGAGCGCGAGCCCGGGTTGCATCGACGACCAGTACGCGGTGCCGGCTTGCCGGTGGCCGTACGCGATCGCGGCCGCGTCGTAGACGGCGCGGCGGAAGAACTCGTCGTCCATCCCGACCGGTTCGTAGACCGGGCGCACCGGATGGCCGGGCAGCGGCCGGCGCGCGAGCCGCGGCATGTAGACGAACGGCTCCGCCGGCTCCCACGCCAGCTCGATCAGGTGCATGCCCGGGTGCAGGAACGTCAGCTCGTCGTACGGCGTCCCGAGCAGCACCGACAGCAGGTCGCGCGTGCCGCCGATCAGGTCCGTGTCGAGGATCATGTAGCTCCAGTAGCCGCCGGCGCCGGTCGGAACGACCGCTCGGATGCGCGGCTCGACGGCGCTCACGAGATTGGCGTACATGCCGCCCATGGATTGGCCGCTGGCGACGATCGCGTCCGGATCGAAGCGGAACGCGGTCGCGCCGGCCGGGAGCGTCGGGCCGGTACAGCCCGCGAGCGTGCCGGGATCGATGGCGAGGTCGACGAGCGCGCGCAGAAGCAGGCGCTGCTCGATCATTCCTTGGCGGAAGGTGTCGCGAAACATCGCCAGGTTGTTGAAGTTGAGATAGTCGTACGAGCCGGCTCCCGGTACGCGATCGGGCGACAGCGGCAGCGCCGCGCCGGCCGACGCGATGCCGTGCTCCGCGACGACGTGCGCCGGGCCGAGCCCCGCCGCGGGAGGTTCGCCGGGCGCCGGGCGAGGGCCGCGGTCCACGACGGTGCGCGCGACGCCGCCGCTGCCGTGAAAGTAGAGCATCAGTGGATAGCCTTGCGCGGGCATCGGCGTCTTCGGGATGGCGAGCACGAGCGGGACGGTCTCGGTGCGCTGGAGTACCGGCAGGCCGTCGGCGCCGATCTCGAACAGGCCGCCGTCGTCGAACGGCGGCTCGCCCTGCTGGAACTGCGGCAGTTCCACGGTCGCCACGAGTTCGCAGTAGCGGTCGTGGTCGGCTCCGTCTTCGGGGTCGAGCGCGATGCCGGCGACGGACGTCGCGTAGCGGGCCAGGAGCGCATCGGACAGCGCCGCCACGTCCGCGACGACGTCGCCGACCGTGAACACGGTGGCGATCGCGACCTCGTCGGCCGGGACGCCGAGCGCGTCGAGCGCCGGCCACAGCGGCGCAAAGGCCGCGACGGCGTCGACGCCGCGCGCCGCGTCGGGTGTGCGCCCGCGCGCGAGGGCACCGAACGCGGGAGGCACGCCGAGCCGTTCGCCCGCGGCGTCGCCGGCGTCGCGGCGGACGACGACCGCGTAGGTGTGGCCTGCGCGCAGCACGAAGCCGGGGTAGGGGGCGACCGCGAGCGTCGGGTGGGGCAAGTAATCGTCGATCGCCAGGGTGCGCGCCACCGCCGGCACGAGCGTGACGTCGTCGAGGTCGACGATGAGGATGTCGGCGTCGGGGTCGGCCGGGATCGGGTCGGTCTCGACGCGCGGCGCCAGCGGTCCGTCGAACGGGAAATAGACGACGGGCATCGCCGGCATGCCGCGGTTGTCGGCGGCGGCCGCGACCAGGTCGGCGACGATCGGGATCGCCTTCGGATTCGGAAATCCCCGCAGGTCGGGGCCGCCGATGGCGTTGACCCGCAGGTTCGACGGAAACGGCAGCGAAAAGAACGTCTGCGGCGTCGCCGGGTCGACATCGAGGTCGAACAGCGCCGTCGCGCCCGGCCTGTCGGAGGCGCCGCCACACGCCGCAGACGCGGCCACCGCGGCCAGCGCGGCCGCGCCCCATCGGTGGTACGTCATCGACGCCAGTATACTGCCGCAATGGTTCACCGCTGGTTGTGTGTTGGTGCCCTGACCCTCGTGGCCGCGACGGCGGCCGCCAACGGCCGGTTTCCGGCGACCGTCGGCGCGTACGTCCACCCAACCGATCCGGACACGTGGCTATCACCGACGACGTTCGGTCTGTTGCTCACGCGCGACGGGGGCGCGTCGTTTCAGTGGGTGTGCGAGGACGCGATCGGCTACAGCGGCTCGTACGATCCGGACTACGCGGTCGCGGCGGACGGTGCGATCTTCGCAACCACCTTCGACGGACTGCGGGTGAGCCGCGACGGCGGATGCACCTTCGAATTGGTACCCGGCGCGCCCGGCGACACGTTCATCGGTGCGGTGGCGATCGGTCCGGACGGCGGGGTGTGGGCGGCCGCCGCCGGGGTCGACGACGGCGGTGTGTATCGCAGCGCCGACAACGGTGCGTCGTTTGCGCGCACGGGGCTCGAGGTCGCCGGCGCGCTATGGCGCCGCATCGAGGTCGCGCCGTCGGACGCGGCGCGCGCCTACGTATCCGGGACCGTCACCGGCCCGGATGGCACCGCGGTCCCGCTGCTGTACCGGACCGACGACGCCGGCGCGGCGTGGCAGGCGGTGGCGATCGACGGGATCGCCGCCGGCGCATCGCTCGTCGATGTGCTGGCCGTGTCGCCCGCGGACGCCGACGTCGTGTACGTCGCGGTCCGGCGCGCGAATCCGCCCAACGGTGACGCCGTGTATCGCTCCGACGACGCTGGTGGATCGTGGACGCGAATCCTGGATACGACGGACACTCTGTCGGCGTTCGTCGCGCGCGCCGACGGCCAGCGGCTCGTCGCGGGAACGCGATTCGACCAGGACACGGTGCACGTGTCAGCCGATCGGGGCGCGACCTGGCAGGTCCCACCGGCGCAGCCGGTGCTCGCGTGCGCCGCCGAGCGACCCGACGGCAAGTTGATCGGTTGCGGCGCCAACTGGGAGCCGGACTTCATGGCGGTCGGCGTGTCGGGCGATGCGCGGTCGTGGCAGAGCGTGCTCGAGTTCCGCGATCTCGACGGGCCGCTCGCGTGCCAGCCTGGGACGGTGCAGTTCGACACCTGCACTCGGTTGGTATGGCCGGATCTCGCGATCAAGCTCGGCGTCGGCGAGGCCGGCGACGATGCCGGCGCGGGCACGCCGGACGCGGCGCCTGCACCCGACGCCGGCCGCGCGGGCGGCGGCGGTGATTGTGGCTGCAGCGCGGCGGTGGCCGCAGTGGTGGTCGTGCTGCCGCGCCGGCGCCGGCGGCGTGTCACAGCACGGCGGTGAGCTGCGCGTACAACAAGGTCGGCAGTGCGCCGAACTCGGCGTCATCGGCCCCGAGCGGGACGAACCCCCCGAGCGACGCGCGCGCGTTCGCGGCCAGCTCGTAGCTGACGCCGACGCTCGCGAGCGCGCTGCCGTCGACGGCGTTGACGATCGCCGCGCCGGCGACGTGGACGAGCGGGTGTGCCTGCCAGTCGGCGAACGCGGCCGCGTACCAGCGGCCGGCGAACACCTGCTCTCCGATCCCGGCGCGCGGCGACAGCGCGACGGCGATGTAGTCCGCGCGGTCGGTCGCGCCGAACCCGTTGTGCAGAAGCTCGATTCCCGCCGTGATGTCCCCGGTGGGCCGGTAGCTGGCGCCCGCGGCCGCCTTGGCGACCACGTCGCCCGCCGCGACCACGGGCGAGGGAAGACTGTCGCCGGTGGTGCG encodes the following:
- a CDS encoding sigma-54-dependent Fis family transcriptional regulator; amino-acid sequence: MNVKGRILVVDDEANARTALAELLKDEGYDVETAADAFKALGKVDSFGPHLVVTDLKMPGMDGLDLLAKLRERGEPCEIVVMTAFGAVDTAVEAMRRGAADYLTKPLNFEELALVVERVLQQQRLRSEAEQLRARLARRFHLDNLVGDSPQMQQVYQVVQQVAPSRATVLITGESGTGKELVAAALHQHSPRAAGPFIKLHCAALAETLLESELFGHERGAFTGAVARRDGRFQLANGETLFLDEIGEISPATQVKLLRFLQEREFERVGGTETIKVDVRVIAATNKDLAEEVRAGRFREDLYYRLNVVSIEMPALRDRPGDIPLLANHFLRRFAEENGKSVDGFTPAALDALEAYDWPGNVRELENAVERAVVLARGPLVDVTELPAAVRKQRAPAESAAAGAPPIPGSTLADIERYAILQTLESVGGSTSKAAAILGVSVRKIQYKLQEYRSAPKSNVDAVAKSN
- a CDS encoding ribosome-associated translation inhibitor RaiA, with translation MNFPLRITYRDIEPTPAIEAAVREHADKLSKYHSRISSCEVAIEAPHHRHRKGNHYRVRVEVIVPGREIVVGRDPKDASDHEDVYVAIRDAFDAAARALAHYVDRKRDLARQP
- a CDS encoding universal stress protein, with product MRPTTRTSTSRFVTHSTRRRARWHTTSTASATWRGNRDAAVAAIANRGRAMKCIVAATDFTPASDIAVRQAAALARRAGARLVVVHAANIEGAKPDLFERITGRADAFRQDVRAELAARKKQLENVRDGVGGAEAGIECRMVDGFPDEAIARAAVDFDAGLVVVGTRRGEGPILLGSVSERVLRASPRPVLVARAPVAEAGFARILAAVDFEPASERAVEMALAVAADGATVDLLHARGDADDPDPRGEQWVERFGGRGATVRYHSHRGHPSQQILDHIDRERYDLVALGSHGHRGWRRWWLGSLAEATVRYAPCSALVAPPESASV